One Streptomyces hundungensis DNA segment encodes these proteins:
- a CDS encoding DNA polymerase III subunit delta': MAVWDDLVGQDRLQEQLGAAARDADALVTAERSGEPRPEASKMTHAWLFTGPPGSGGPTAARAFAAALQCVSPDRALGGAPGCGFCDGCHTALIGTHADVTVITTEGLTVGVKQTRELVRGAQMSPSGGRWQVIIIEDADRFTEQAANAVLKAVEEPAPRTVWLLCAPSLEDVLPTIKSRCRHLTLRTPPVEAVADVLIRRDGVEPEVAHAAARATQGHIGRARRLATDAAARARRAAVLKVPLRVDDVGGCLKAAQELVDTAAEDAKQMAEEVDVKETEELKAAMGGVAGGRMPRGTAGVMKELEDKQKRRKTRTQRDSLDLALSELTGFYRDVLALQLRTRVPIANEDVRDAVERVARASGPERTLRRIESILACREALDRNVAPLLAVESMTLALRAG; this comes from the coding sequence ATGGCCGTGTGGGACGACCTGGTGGGCCAGGACCGGTTGCAGGAGCAGCTGGGTGCCGCCGCCCGGGATGCCGATGCGCTGGTCACCGCCGAGCGTTCCGGCGAGCCGCGCCCCGAAGCGTCGAAGATGACGCACGCCTGGCTGTTCACCGGCCCTCCCGGCTCGGGCGGTCCCACCGCGGCCCGGGCATTCGCGGCAGCCCTCCAGTGCGTGAGTCCGGACCGTGCGCTGGGCGGCGCACCGGGCTGCGGTTTCTGCGACGGCTGCCACACGGCGCTGATCGGGACGCACGCCGACGTCACGGTCATCACCACCGAGGGCCTCACCGTGGGCGTCAAGCAGACCCGCGAGCTCGTGAGGGGCGCCCAGATGTCGCCCTCGGGCGGCCGCTGGCAGGTCATCATCATCGAGGACGCCGACCGGTTCACCGAGCAGGCGGCCAACGCCGTCCTCAAGGCGGTGGAGGAGCCCGCCCCCCGCACGGTGTGGCTGCTGTGCGCGCCGTCCCTGGAGGACGTGCTCCCCACCATCAAGTCCCGCTGCCGCCACCTCACTCTGCGCACCCCGCCGGTCGAGGCCGTCGCCGACGTGCTGATACGGCGCGACGGCGTCGAGCCCGAGGTAGCGCATGCCGCGGCCCGCGCCACCCAGGGCCACATCGGCCGGGCCCGCCGCCTGGCCACCGACGCGGCGGCCCGGGCCCGGCGGGCCGCGGTCCTGAAGGTGCCGTTGCGCGTGGACGACGTGGGCGGCTGCCTCAAGGCCGCGCAGGAGCTGGTCGACACCGCCGCCGAGGACGCCAAGCAGATGGCCGAAGAGGTCGACGTCAAGGAGACCGAGGAGCTCAAGGCCGCGATGGGAGGCGTCGCCGGAGGCCGCATGCCGCGCGGCACCGCCGGCGTGATGAAGGAGCTGGAGGACAAGCAGAAGCGCCGCAAGACCCGCACGCAGCGCGACAGCCTGGACCTGGCCCTGAGCGAGCTGACGGGCTTCTACCGCGACGTCCTCGCCCTGCAACTGCGCACCAGGGTGCCCATCGCCAACGAGGACGTGCGGGACGCGGTGGAGCGGGTCGCCCGGGCGTCCGGACCGGAGCGCACCCTGCGCCGCATCGAGTCGATCCTGGCCTGCCGCGAGGCCCTGGACCGCAATGTGGCGCCGCTGCTGGCGGTGGAGTCGATGACGCTGGCCCTGCGAGCGGGCTGA
- the tmk gene encoding dTMP kinase — MTRGAEHPPSSQGAVGTPTDVHPTSDALTADSRERAVRALLRIPPLRRLWSAQLIGGIGDALAVLVTLLLALQAALEQQSFGGGYRGAAFAVAAVLGARAFATVLFGAALLGPVSALTAPGGPLDRRWTMVGADGVRAALLIVAPLWIDWTPRHALLLVLITAFLAGVAERFWTVAKESAAPALLPAPPLEGAAVRPLPDHLDALRRLSLRTTFVAIPLGAAALLVAALISNLLGTGIDWFKLHQAALGSYLAAGLFAASISVVALLELPGTQTPRPRSPLEGLRRPSTGNGPDKGRTGAIPLFVLACASVAAAIAAAVSVAVLHAVDLGGGPAAFALLVLALTGGTVLGIRTASKILPVLSRRRLLSLAIAVTGIALLALGLVPDLATVLFIALIAGVCAGVAANTGHVLIDQETEEYRRARTAEHLQAVVRVAIGLGAIAAPLLAAAIGSHRLESGSFVFAHGGAGFTLMLVGALLLPLAAVVLAKADDRQGVPLRRDLADAVRGADPVQAPAATGFFIALEGGDGAGKSTQAEALAEWIRAKGHEVVVTREPGATPVGKRLRSILLDVSSAGLSNRAEALLYAADRAEHVDSLVRPALQRGAIVISDRYIDSSVAYQGAGRDLSPTEIARINRWATGGLVPHLTVLLDVSPETARERFTEAPDRLESEPPEFHGRVRSGFLTLAAADPSRYLVVDAGQEPEAVTTVVRHRLDQMLPLSEAEVRAQEEARRKAEEEARKRAEEEAARKAEEERLERERQEQLAKLRAEEEERKRRELEEARRREEERQAEEARRRAEEARRLAEEERVRREAEEKARAAEQERLRKQAEEESRLRAEAEARRLEKQRKAEEALLRAEQARRLAEAAAAAAAEEAAAKQARAGATNASGAVGAAGATGTSRAAGSGGAAGSGVSEAAGTARSERSERSGRSERSGRSERSERSERSERSERSERSAGSAGPAGRPADVAESELTVPTPVVSPNEVTQQVPVAEPNEITQPVPVPEPGARDAAGARPGRVSDAEETTVLPSVPDAGHDAGREARAADETAVLPPVRGADPSDRVPPGLFRDERGAGDSSDGGNERTRELPQIDPATGQERSRRRSDWAEETPLDDLPTLADELLGSRDDEDDTPRGGRRKR; from the coding sequence ATGACGCGAGGAGCCGAGCATCCCCCAAGCTCCCAAGGAGCAGTGGGTACCCCCACGGACGTGCACCCCACCTCCGACGCCCTGACCGCAGACTCACGGGAGCGCGCCGTCCGCGCCCTGCTGCGCATCCCGCCCCTGCGACGATTGTGGAGCGCCCAACTCATCGGCGGGATCGGCGACGCGCTCGCCGTGCTCGTCACGCTGCTGCTGGCATTGCAGGCCGCCCTGGAGCAGCAGTCGTTCGGGGGTGGATACCGGGGCGCAGCCTTCGCCGTGGCAGCGGTGCTCGGCGCCCGGGCGTTCGCGACGGTGCTCTTCGGCGCCGCGCTGCTCGGCCCGGTCTCCGCGCTGACCGCGCCGGGCGGCCCCCTCGACCGGCGCTGGACGATGGTCGGCGCCGACGGCGTACGGGCCGCGCTGCTGATCGTCGCCCCCCTGTGGATCGACTGGACCCCGCGCCACGCGCTGCTCCTGGTCCTGATCACCGCGTTCCTGGCGGGTGTCGCCGAACGGTTCTGGACGGTCGCCAAGGAGAGCGCCGCCCCCGCGCTGCTGCCCGCGCCTCCTTTGGAGGGCGCCGCCGTCCGGCCGCTGCCGGACCACCTCGACGCCCTGCGCAGGCTCTCGCTGCGTACGACCTTCGTCGCGATCCCGCTGGGCGCGGCGGCGTTGCTCGTCGCGGCCCTCATCAGCAACCTGCTCGGCACGGGCATCGACTGGTTCAAGCTGCACCAGGCCGCCCTCGGCTCGTACCTCGCCGCCGGCCTCTTCGCCGCGTCGATCTCCGTGGTCGCGCTGCTCGAACTGCCGGGCACCCAGACGCCGCGCCCCCGTTCGCCGCTGGAGGGGCTGCGCAGGCCCAGCACCGGCAACGGCCCCGACAAGGGCCGCACCGGGGCGATCCCGCTGTTCGTGCTCGCCTGCGCGTCGGTCGCCGCCGCCATCGCCGCGGCCGTCTCCGTCGCCGTGCTGCACGCCGTGGACCTGGGCGGCGGCCCGGCCGCTTTCGCGCTCCTGGTCCTCGCCCTGACGGGTGGCACGGTGCTCGGCATCCGTACCGCCTCCAAGATCCTTCCGGTGCTCTCCCGGCGCCGTCTGCTGTCCCTCGCGATCGCCGTCACCGGCATCGCGCTGCTCGCCCTCGGCCTCGTGCCGGACCTCGCGACCGTGCTGTTCATCGCCCTGATCGCGGGCGTGTGCGCGGGCGTCGCCGCCAACACCGGGCACGTACTGATCGACCAGGAGACCGAGGAGTACCGCCGGGCCCGCACCGCCGAGCACCTCCAGGCGGTCGTACGGGTCGCGATAGGGCTCGGCGCCATCGCCGCGCCGCTGCTCGCCGCGGCCATCGGCAGTCACCGGCTCGAGTCGGGCTCGTTCGTCTTCGCGCACGGCGGCGCCGGCTTCACGCTGATGCTGGTCGGCGCGCTGCTGTTGCCGCTGGCCGCCGTGGTGCTGGCCAAGGCCGACGACCGCCAGGGCGTGCCCCTGCGGCGCGACCTGGCCGACGCGGTGCGGGGCGCCGACCCCGTACAGGCACCGGCCGCCACCGGCTTCTTCATCGCCCTGGAGGGCGGCGACGGAGCCGGCAAGTCCACCCAGGCCGAGGCGCTCGCCGAATGGATCCGCGCCAAGGGCCACGAAGTCGTCGTCACGCGCGAGCCCGGGGCCACGCCGGTGGGCAAGCGGTTGCGGTCGATCCTGCTGGACGTGTCGTCGGCCGGCCTGTCCAACCGCGCCGAGGCGCTGCTGTACGCGGCCGACCGCGCGGAGCACGTCGACTCGCTGGTACGGCCTGCCCTGCAACGCGGTGCGATCGTCATCTCGGACCGCTACATCGATTCGTCCGTGGCCTACCAGGGGGCCGGTCGTGATCTGTCTCCGACCGAGATTGCCCGAATCAACCGGTGGGCGACTGGCGGACTCGTACCGCATCTGACCGTTCTGCTCGATGTTTCGCCCGAAACGGCCCGCGAGCGCTTCACGGAGGCGCCGGACCGCCTGGAGTCGGAGCCGCCGGAGTTCCACGGCCGGGTCAGGTCCGGGTTCCTCACGCTGGCCGCCGCCGACCCCTCGCGCTACCTGGTGGTCGACGCCGGCCAGGAGCCGGAGGCCGTCACCACCGTCGTACGCCACCGGCTCGACCAGATGCTGCCGCTCTCCGAGGCCGAAGTGAGGGCCCAGGAGGAGGCGCGCAGGAAGGCGGAGGAAGAGGCCAGGAAGCGCGCGGAGGAAGAGGCCGCGCGCAAGGCCGAGGAGGAGCGCCTGGAGCGCGAGCGACAGGAGCAGCTCGCCAAGCTCCGCGCCGAGGAGGAGGAGCGCAAGCGGCGCGAGCTCGAAGAGGCGCGCCGTCGCGAGGAGGAACGCCAGGCGGAGGAGGCCCGTCGCCGGGCCGAGGAGGCCAGGCGGCTCGCCGAGGAGGAGCGGGTCCGGCGCGAGGCCGAGGAGAAGGCGCGCGCGGCCGAGCAGGAACGCCTGCGCAAGCAGGCGGAGGAGGAGTCCCGGCTGCGGGCGGAGGCGGAGGCGCGCCGCCTGGAGAAGCAGCGCAAGGCCGAGGAGGCCCTGCTGCGCGCGGAACAGGCCCGCCGTCTGGCGGAGGCCGCCGCCGCTGCCGCCGCCGAGGAGGCGGCAGCCAAGCAGGCCCGCGCGGGCGCGACGAACGCGTCCGGGGCGGTGGGCGCGGCGGGTGCGACCGGCACCTCGCGTGCGGCCGGCTCGGGCGGTGCGGCCGGCTCGGGCGTGTCCGAGGCAGCTGGTACTGCTCGGTCCGAGCGGTCCGAGCGGTCCGGGCGGTCTGAGCGGTCCGGGCGGTCCGAGCGATCCGAGCGGTCCGAGCGGTCCGAGCGATCCGAGCGATCCGAGCGCTCCGCGGGTTCTGCGGGTCCTGCCGGTCGTCCCGCTGACGTCGCGGAGTCGGAGCTCACCGTTCCCACCCCGGTGGTCAGCCCGAACGAGGTGACCCAGCAGGTCCCGGTCGCCGAGCCCAACGAGATCACCCAGCCCGTGCCGGTGCCCGAACCGGGCGCGCGGGACGCTGCCGGGGCGCGGCCGGGGCGGGTTTCCGACGCCGAGGAGACGACCGTCCTGCCGTCGGTGCCCGACGCGGGACACGACGCGGGGCGTGAGGCCCGGGCCGCCGACGAGACGGCGGTGCTGCCGCCGGTACGCGGCGCCGATCCCTCGGACCGGGTGCCGCCGGGTCTCTTCCGCGACGAGCGCGGCGCGGGTGATTCCTCGGACGGGGGCAACGAGCGTACGCGCGAACTGCCCCAGATCGACCCGGCGACGGGCCAGGAGCGGTCGCGACGGCGCTCGGACTGGGCGGAGGAGACCCCCCTGGACGACCTGCCGACGCTGGCCGACGAACTCCTCGGCTCGCGCGACGACGAGGACGACACCCCGCGGGGCGGCCGCCGCAAGCGCTGA